One Pseudomonas rhizophila DNA window includes the following coding sequences:
- a CDS encoding polysaccharide biosynthesis/export family protein: protein MNARLLVLLLLPLAGCTSHTETRSMPVQILTAAPANAQATDMPRVEQTLRPQDVLDVIFHISTSGPDAYRVQPGDQVALNFTAASQLNGAQQVMPDGSIELPGANTSVKIAGLTTDEARLEVQRAYDRKMLFQPNRNQLTVQVTSPLSNETKLRNTLTHPGTGMSREITVGRDGYASFPEIGAVPLQGMTVNQLETYLNERYAQLPGRMSVDVLLKSTAGNEIYVLGEVAQPGSYPIRRPISVLEALTLARGTNVKARLDSVVIMRRNGNQVEARHYDVEKALSGDASQIAYLQPEDMLFVPKTGLAKAGEMARQLADVVLFQGMGVSFGYRLDSKGDNGRSNTSAAGN, encoded by the coding sequence ATGAACGCCAGATTGCTTGTCCTGCTGCTGTTGCCGCTTGCCGGTTGCACCAGCCACACCGAAACCCGCTCCATGCCGGTGCAGATCCTTACGGCGGCACCGGCCAACGCCCAGGCCACCGACATGCCCCGGGTCGAACAGACCCTGCGTCCCCAGGATGTGCTGGATGTGATCTTTCACATCAGCACCAGCGGGCCGGATGCCTACCGGGTCCAGCCGGGTGACCAGGTGGCCTTGAACTTCACCGCCGCCAGCCAGCTCAACGGCGCACAACAGGTAATGCCCGACGGCAGTATCGAACTGCCGGGGGCCAACACCTCGGTAAAAATCGCCGGGCTGACCACGGACGAAGCACGCCTGGAGGTACAGCGTGCCTATGACCGCAAAATGCTGTTCCAGCCCAACCGCAATCAATTGACGGTGCAGGTCACCAGCCCGTTGAGCAACGAGACAAAACTGCGCAACACCCTGACCCACCCGGGCACCGGCATGAGTCGGGAGATCACCGTGGGCCGGGATGGTTACGCAAGCTTCCCCGAAATCGGTGCCGTGCCGCTGCAAGGCATGACCGTCAATCAACTGGAAACCTACCTTAACGAGCGCTACGCCCAATTGCCGGGGCGCATGTCCGTCGATGTGCTGCTCAAATCCACCGCTGGCAACGAGATCTATGTCCTCGGGGAAGTGGCCCAGCCCGGTTCCTACCCGATCCGCCGGCCGATCTCGGTCCTCGAGGCCCTGACCCTGGCCCGTGGCACCAACGTCAAGGCCCGACTCGACTCGGTGGTGATCATGCGCCGCAACGGAAATCAGGTCGAAGCCCGCCACTATGACGTGGAAAAAGCCCTGAGCGGTGACGCCTCGCAGATCGCCTACCTGCAGCCCGAAGACATGCTTTTCGTGCCCAAGACCGGGCTGGCCAAAGCCGGTGAAATGGCTCGGCAACTGGCCGACGTGGTGCTGTTCCAGGGCATGGGAGTCAGCTTCGGCTACCGCCTTGACAGCAAAGGCGACAACGGCAGGTCCAACACTTCTGCAGCAGGTAATTGA
- a CDS encoding CpsD/CapB family tyrosine-protein kinase → MDGSTNILSIASPSETNLTSTVLDPSIRILLLTAANTGTGTSTSAMALAAQLAQMSSGRVLLVDASQSPRNLSQQLSLHKERGFSDLLFNSLAPPLLQDCVVQTSSLPFDVLPNGRLGRNAERLNPEQLRPLFKQLAGQYRFVVIDADAVYSACDTLVMSTQVDGVVLVVRGEDTRWEVAQAARLRLTQAGAKVVGSVFNRRKYYMPKWLYNNL, encoded by the coding sequence ATGGACGGTTCAACCAATATCCTGAGCATCGCAAGCCCGAGCGAGACCAACCTGACCTCAACCGTGCTTGACCCATCCATACGGATTCTGCTTCTGACGGCCGCCAACACCGGCACCGGAACCAGTACCAGTGCCATGGCCCTGGCCGCTCAACTGGCGCAGATGAGCAGCGGCCGCGTACTGCTGGTGGACGCCAGCCAGTCGCCGCGCAACCTCAGCCAGCAATTGTCGCTGCACAAGGAGCGCGGCTTCAGCGACCTGCTGTTCAACAGCCTCGCACCGCCCTTGTTGCAGGACTGCGTGGTGCAGACCTCCAGCTTGCCCTTCGACGTGCTGCCCAACGGTCGTCTGGGGCGCAATGCCGAGCGCCTGAACCCCGAGCAGCTTCGCCCGCTGTTCAAGCAACTGGCCGGGCAGTATCGCTTTGTGGTGATCGACGCTGACGCGGTGTACTCGGCCTGCGACACCCTGGTCATGAGCACCCAGGTGGACGGTGTGGTGCTGGTGGTGCGCGGTGAAGACACCCGCTGGGAGGTGGCCCAGGCCGCTCGCCTGCGTCTGACCCAGGCCGGCGCCAAGGTGGTGGGCAGCGTGTTCAACCGCCGCAAGTACTACATGCCCAAGTGGCTCTACAACAACCTGTAA
- a CDS encoding sugar transferase has protein sequence MTRHEQCIPITARGGDKRVDPEHRRRLDAAIHRQGRGWLTGRDGGRPWTVSRTNRVVACLGALSILVLLSPLLLGLALLIKFSSPGPVLFVQKRTGYRGRVFGMYKFRTMVADAEALKESLRHLNKHGADAIDFKIDNDPRITPVGRFLRRSSLDELPNLINVVTGDMRLVGPRPTSFNAYRYKDNHLVRLSIYPGLTGLWQISGRSNIDFDQRVELDLSYIAEQSLLLDLKILMITPFKVFSGHGAS, from the coding sequence ATGACCCGACATGAGCAATGCATCCCTATCACCGCCCGCGGGGGCGACAAGCGTGTCGATCCCGAACACCGCCGACGCCTGGACGCGGCCATCCATCGTCAGGGCCGCGGCTGGCTGACTGGTCGCGACGGCGGTCGACCCTGGACGGTCTCGCGCACCAATCGGGTGGTGGCCTGTCTCGGCGCGCTGTCGATCCTGGTACTGCTCAGCCCGCTGCTGCTGGGCCTGGCCCTGCTGATCAAGTTCTCAAGCCCCGGTCCAGTGCTGTTTGTGCAGAAACGCACCGGATACCGCGGTCGGGTCTTTGGCATGTACAAGTTCCGCACCATGGTTGCTGATGCCGAGGCGCTCAAAGAATCACTGCGCCACCTCAACAAGCACGGCGCCGATGCCATCGACTTCAAGATCGACAACGACCCGCGCATCACCCCCGTCGGCCGGTTCCTGCGACGCAGCAGCCTCGACGAGTTACCCAACCTGATCAATGTGGTGACCGGCGACATGCGCCTGGTCGGCCCGCGGCCGACCTCGTTCAACGCCTACCGCTACAAGGACAACCATCTTGTCCGCCTGAGCATCTACCCCGGCCTGACCGGCCTGTGGCAGATCTCCGGGCGCAGCAACATCGACTTCGACCAGCGCGTGGAACTGGACCTCAGCTACATCGCCGAACAAAGCCTGTTGCTGGACTTGAAGATCCTGATGATCACCCCTTTCAAAGTTTTCAGCGGCCACGGAGCGAGTTAA
- a CDS encoding NAD-dependent epimerase produces MNILVTGAAGFIGAHCVLRLLRDGHQVWGLDNFNDYYDPQLKHDRVAWVKDQAGDFALARVDLTDASAIDELFQSHRPDVVIHLAAQAGVRYSLENPRAYVDSNLSGFLNILESCRRHPVKHLIYASSSSVYGANQRTPYSVQDGVDHPLSLYAASKKANELMAHSYSHLFGIPCTGLRFFTVYGPWGRPDMSPIQFARAIAEGRVLQLFNHGEHQRDFTYIDDIVESIARLIERPPHATPQWDRDQPDPATSAAPWRIYNIGGQHPVALRTYVALLEKHLGQTARIELLPLQPGDVLNTCADASGLARATGFQPRIELDEGLGRFIAWFLDYYALPIADTACSPTHATNLQRRSL; encoded by the coding sequence ATGAACATTCTGGTGACCGGCGCGGCCGGTTTCATCGGCGCCCATTGCGTGCTGCGGCTGCTGCGCGACGGCCATCAGGTGTGGGGGCTGGACAATTTCAACGACTACTACGACCCGCAGCTCAAGCACGACCGCGTGGCGTGGGTGAAGGATCAGGCGGGGGACTTTGCGTTGGCCCGGGTGGACCTGACCGACGCCTCGGCCATCGATGAGTTGTTCCAGTCACACCGCCCCGACGTGGTGATTCATCTCGCCGCCCAAGCCGGCGTGCGTTATTCCCTGGAGAATCCACGGGCCTACGTCGACAGCAACCTCAGCGGGTTCCTGAACATTCTGGAAAGCTGCCGTCGCCATCCGGTCAAGCACCTGATCTACGCCTCCTCAAGCTCCGTGTATGGCGCCAACCAGCGCACACCTTACTCAGTACAGGACGGCGTGGACCATCCGCTGTCGCTGTATGCGGCCAGCAAGAAAGCCAACGAGTTGATGGCCCACAGTTACAGCCATCTGTTTGGCATCCCATGCACCGGCCTGCGGTTTTTCACGGTGTACGGCCCCTGGGGCCGGCCGGACATGTCGCCGATCCAGTTCGCCCGCGCCATCGCCGAAGGCCGCGTGTTGCAGTTGTTCAACCATGGCGAGCACCAGCGCGATTTCACCTACATCGACGACATCGTCGAAAGCATCGCCCGGCTGATCGAACGCCCGCCCCATGCCACGCCACAGTGGGATCGCGATCAACCGGACCCGGCCACCAGCGCAGCGCCCTGGCGGATCTACAACATCGGCGGGCAGCACCCGGTAGCGCTGCGCACCTATGTGGCATTGCTGGAAAAGCACTTGGGGCAAACCGCCCGGATCGAACTGCTGCCCCTGCAACCAGGGGACGTGTTGAACACCTGCGCCGATGCCAGCGGCCTGGCGCGGGCCACCGGTTTTCAGCCGCGCATCGAGCTGGACGAGGGCCTGGGGCGCTTCATTGCCTGGTTCCTCGATTACTACGCCCTGCCTATCGCCGACACCGCTTGCAGCCCAACGCATGCGACCAACCTTCAGCGGAGGAGTCTATGA